The DNA sequence gGACGGATATAAGGACTTCATAGTTTATTTGTGAAAATCTTGCCTTTCTTTTTCAATACTTTCGTGCCCCATGTAATAATTTCCTTTACATCTTTTGAATGCcaaaaaatgtaaagtatattgtatgctatatttttatttgagtttCGCAAATAAGtgagtttttatttgaacttaaaggcaattataatttaatcgattgatttgattaattatttattaatttaaacgaCAAATAAGGTATGGAGGAAAGAGTGATATCCTTATAATATAGACATccttataatttatgtaacttGGCATACTCTAACACCTTTATACTGCCATAAATGAACCCTTCCAGTGGAAACTATTAACATATCTAAGCccacaataaaatacttatcaCATCTTCTAGTGGTACTTCTACGTGCAGCGACGTCACATCGCCCACGAGTGGAAGCTGCAGCCCACCAAGTGGCTCTCGCCCGAACTCGAGCGACACGAGATCATGGTCGGAGTCATCTCGCTCTTCGTTACTGGCAGCTTCTCGGCCTTTTTAGCCGCTTATATTGTGAATGGCAATCCATCTACAGTTTACTTTCAATTTGATGAGTATGGCTGGTGGTGGTTCTTCTTGCAATTCCctgtgatatttatttatcaggTCAGTGTTCAATAGAAATAAAGGTaagcatattaaaataatcatcgtcatcaaacttaaataaactattatgtttattatattactaaaattaagacttaaaaaaattcagcCAATCACCAcgtataacattttaatttaagggAAGCTTAGTTACATAGAAATTTGATGTTCATAATAACACGAATGGACATTCACGGAAcatgaaatataaaagaatttCACAGTCCAAATAAAACCAGGACGaccaaaaatacttttaaattattattttccatcAAAAACGCACGTTAATGCTTtagataatttgaaataaaacctAATACTTTCTGCTGTCTTTGTCTGTTTGTGTTATTACATTTCTAGttcatattgatattttattttgaagagaTTTTCGTGCATATTTGTcgttttaacatttttttttattactttcaaATGTAGACATAGTAAAGAAATATCTGAAAAACGAATTGAAcccatatttttatattgattattcGTAACACTTAACTAACTAGTCTGAATTTATTACATTCTATACTAGGTATACCGAAACAGTGTTAGCTGATTTTCAGGAGCTCTTCTCGAGGGATATGAAAAAGTTCAATTTCTAAGCTACAAACATTTACTATTTAGGTTAagtaacattaataaaaaatgaaaaaaaaaacaagtgaatttatttgataaaaagcTGCTGGAGCAACAATGATCGAATTGATATTCATCTTTTCACATATGACTTCACATTCTTCATCCAACACTATAGTGTGCTTCAAACTATAGTAGTGTTTCAATAGTAGAGTACACTATAGTATTAAAACACTACTATATTTGACAATACCTCTTTCTACCTTATAATCTGCTTGTAAATGTTTATCTAATACTGCATGGTCGCTCATCGTTAATCTTACCTGTGTTGGTGGCGTGCGCAGACAGACTTTCTGGTTTTGTGAAATATTGTGCGCCTGGCTGAAGCGGGCTCTTGgactataataatgttattatctaCGAATGACCCCTATAACACAGGTTTAATCTAGCATAGGGGTCATTGCTTAAACTctgtatgtaaaataaaaatgtatgtacctGCAAATAAGATCTGTATACAccttgtgattttattttttgagtcaaataaactttattttattaaccgacttcaaaaaaaaggaggaggttatcaattcggccggtatgttttttttttttatgtatgtacaccgattactccgaggtttctgaaccgatttacatgattctttttttgttcgatgcgagatggtgtcgaattggtcccataaaaattttattcggataggcccagtagtttttattttatgagcatttttgtctgtaggtatttgtgaattttgcaagtgcaagtttgaagtcggttgtttttaacgcagttattacttgttttattttatttttattttaatatctattatgaTCCCGCAAGGACTTCACGACGTACATCCTGCACCGACTATACCACACGCCGTGGCTGTACGCGCGGTTCCACAAGCTGCACCACAAGTACAAGCAGCCCACCGCCTTCTCCGTCACCGCCATACATCCCGTGGAGATCATGCACGTGCAGCTCACCGACTGTCTGCCGCTCTTCCTGTTCCCTGTGCATTGGTGTGAGTTgctttcttataatattatgttgagtatttgtaatattcatgcaaaatgcGAAGTTAACTAACGCAGTAGATACTTTTTGACTTTAGCCaggacatacatacagacaagcagacaaaaattctaaaccACTCCATTTTTGGCTGCGATATCGATTGTAGATCATGCtccaagtatttttaaaaaatagtgtaCAAGTTTGACTAttctacgattttattataagtatagattacctGATCGTGGCTACTATCAAGTATTTTCCTAATTGATGTATTTTTCTGaagctaaataaataaattctccCTAAAAAATCTGTTAGAACTTGTTACAGACGAGCGGCAAGTTGTGAACGGCAGAGGTAACTTCAGCCGTCGCCACAATATGTCGACAGTAGCAGTCACAACTTGCCGTTCGTTTGTAATAGATGCTtacagtgtaaataaatatttatttcattctaatTCTTATTTGACTGACCGGCTGGCAGTGGCGCTGCCTTCCAAgtcagaggtcgtgggtttgattcccacccggggcaaatatttgtgtgatgaacatagatatttgcgctgtgtctgggtgttaattatctatataagtatttatttaaaattatatgtatgtataagtatttatttaaattatgtatatgtatgtatgtttatcagccatctggtttccataacacaagtgAATGCTTATAGTATCGGATTAGATCTTGCCGTGTGTGAAAGTTgtcctaaaatatttattgaagtgaaacttctttatcgggtttggaaaaaatttagtgtaatattttttcgttacgcgccatctttttattatccctaccacgcgtgattcgacgtatttctgtaaagttgcatatagtaaattattttttgaaaaaggtcataaagaagtttcacttcttatgTGTGTATAAGTTATACGAGTGGTtgagttggtcaggcatccgccccggaatggcgcgaaaggatgcgggttcgagtcccgcctcgcgatcgaattttttatattctttataaatttatatttataaagcatttgaatgccataaaaccaaaaatataaattcttacgtgtgtacactagtacacgcacacatttttgacgtgacaacgtcttataattcgatagggCCGGTGCacacacgaaaaaacatgagtcatgcggcgttacctcgttctgaggcgttccatgtacggtttgaagtgcgagcgagagcgcggaacgagcgacaaagaagcacaatcggccataagacgttgtcacgttcaactatcgtcagtaaaccgactttacagacaaccaatttttttatttattctgtcCCAGTGCCCTTCTACATAGTAGTCCTGTACACGTACTACCACGGCATCATCGACCACTCGGGCATCGACTTCCGCGCGCGCTGGTGGCAGCCGTGGCAGCCGCCCGCGCACTTCCACGATCAGCACCACGAGTTCTTCCACTGCAACTTCGGCTTTAACATGATGGTGTGGGACCGGGTATGTGCTTtggattttaataatacataggtatttatttttagtagtaCAGTGATGGctatccgccaacacgcacttggccagcgtggtggattatggcctgtaccctcataggaggcccgtgtcccagcagtgggaacgtatatgggctgatgatgatgatgatgatgatggctCAGTGGTGAACCTCGGTCTTTGATAAGTTCTgagttcgagaccaggcgatttttcaatttatctgcgcatgttgtaacatcacctcACACATCACTGCTCGAACGGCGAAGGAAagcatcgtgaggaaaccgacatgtcgaagaataaCGACATGTGTCATAACCGTGGGGTTTTTTGCAggaagaatataatatgtaggcaTTTCTTAAGGGACATGAGGAATATCTAATCGCTGCAACAAGGGTGCGGTActttaatcctactaatattatatgtagatgcgaaagtttgtgacgatggatgtatgtgtatgtgtgtttgtaggtatgtatgtttgttactgtttcacacaaatactaccgaaccgattataatgaaatttagcacacatatagaaggtaacttgtcAGACCAACAGAACAAACGACTGCAACCTGATAGAATGCATGAGatagaaaaatacattttattgctCTGGTGAGATCACGAGGGTCGGGGCCAACGATATGACTAAACAAGCGAGTTCGAATCTTGccttgttatttaattttttataaatttttaaataatgtattaataatgtttcttataataacttaattttcCAGTGGTTTGGAACAATGCGGAAGATGAACCGCGTGTACACAGAAAAGACATTCCACGGTGAAGCGCCTCCCATTGACTCGCCCGAAGCGAACAAAATCATACAAAATGACCCAGAAATGAGAGAAACTGTGGAAAAAATCAAATCCAACCTCAACGAagctaaatataaataatgataacGCCTAttttacttacattttatattaaggATAATAAACGCCTTTAATCGGCACGAGTTACTTTCAATTACtacacttttattaaattttaattattttaattgaaattttatgttCTATATCCAGCCATTTATTTACCCaattatattaacaatttccatctatatatttttcgtTCAAAAcgtctattttaataaattcttattCTTTACATTGTAATCACCAATTTGAATCCACtcaactattttattataattgtaagtttattgttaattgtaatttaagcGATTAAACAATCTAAAAGATTGTGTGTTTCATTTAAAAGATTCCCCCGAGGTGTTTCTCGTATTGGATAAATTTATTGTTGGAGTCTGGAATCCCGCTCAAATTTAATGAAACTGCGAACAAAGAGtgaaattttagaatttgatTTCTTCGGTTACGGGCGTAATTGGTTCTTAATTGTCCTGTAACGTatcttttcaaatattatgagTACATAATTTTGTTACTATTTAAACTATAAGT is a window from the Colias croceus chromosome 7, ilColCroc2.1 genome containing:
- the LOC123693201 gene encoding delta(7)-sterol 5(6)-desaturase erg32-like, with translation MTYLLTQRSNGTNEKQIEVKGDKPKHWDPIAEGLKWIEKHAENAEKFFERIPAFISTFIATLAIFTFGSTLRGEWVVILVTALKQISGHTQSDKNVTTEEIYNLFTSENLKMENFAFIFIAAHLVSYGTYFLLGGFLHWYFYVQRRHIAHEWKLQPTKWLSPELERHEIMVGVISLFVTGSFSAFLAAYIVNGNPSTVYFQFDEYGWWWFFLQFPVIFIYQDFTTYILHRLYHTPWLYARFHKLHHKYKQPTAFSVTAIHPVEIMHVQLTDCLPLFLFPVHWLPFYIVVLYTYYHGIIDHSGIDFRARWWQPWQPPAHFHDQHHEFFHCNFGFNMMVWDRWFGTMRKMNRVYTEKTFHGEAPPIDSPEANKIIQNDPEMRETVEKIKSNLNEAKYK